One Actinosynnema pretiosum DNA segment encodes these proteins:
- the uraH gene encoding hydroxyisourate hydrolase — protein MTISTHVLDAALGRPAEGVPVRLERGGEVLAEGRTGPDGRITGWPSPEVGVHRLVFDTGGVSEFFPEVVLSFRVSDPDAHHHVPLLLSPFAYSTYRGS, from the coding sequence GTGACCATCAGCACGCACGTGCTCGACGCCGCGCTCGGCAGGCCCGCCGAGGGCGTCCCGGTCCGGCTGGAGCGCGGTGGCGAGGTGCTCGCCGAGGGGCGCACGGGCCCGGACGGGCGGATCACCGGGTGGCCGTCGCCCGAGGTCGGGGTGCACCGGCTGGTGTTCGACACCGGCGGCGTGTCGGAGTTCTTCCCCGAGGTGGTGCTGTCGTTCCGGGTGAGCGACCCGGACGCGCACCACCACGTGCCGCTGCTGCTGTCGCCGTTCGCGTACTCGACCTACCGGGGCAGCTGA
- a CDS encoding PucR family transcriptional regulator, which produces MGDLLRMPDLRLRARTGDRWLDRPVTGARTTELTDPGRYLDGGELVLSGLHWHRADADCAPFASALVGAGASALAASRAGAGELPDALVAACLAVGLPLLEVPEDVSFGAVAERVVLELAGGAGARLAGHRRLVAAAGEGLERLVAVGAAELGAPCRVLSTTGRLVAGPDLPHERRAALVRDYFDAERLPAAVRRTALLPVRARSTTGWLLAVDGGHAHDPTALELADLLALERARVLRERAAATRAATPLLRALTTGTGELSTRAAAAGLPEGAPLRVVVLSTSDGQEALPLLEELLAPLAPDALAGLWGAGSGQAAGTGADDLLGAGGTGTGASANPPDGGPPPPATAPRTACAVLRTPTDPSPALRRALRTALPALAGRRVLVGVSSQVRAAALRGAAQEARWALALAAERGARTEVVPAAEIPPHRLLLAAIPDQARADLRRRLLGPLLDHDAARGADLLNTLRGFLDCSGSWTTTAERLHVHVNTLRYRIGRVEELLGVDLSRFDRRVDLFLALQAG; this is translated from the coding sequence GTGGGCGACCTGCTCCGGATGCCGGACCTGCGGCTGCGCGCCCGCACCGGGGACCGCTGGCTGGACCGGCCGGTGACCGGGGCGCGCACCACCGAGCTGACCGATCCCGGCCGCTACCTGGACGGCGGCGAGCTGGTGCTGTCCGGGCTGCACTGGCACCGCGCCGACGCCGACTGCGCGCCGTTCGCCTCGGCGCTGGTCGGGGCGGGCGCGTCGGCGCTGGCCGCGAGCCGGGCGGGCGCGGGGGAGCTGCCGGACGCGCTCGTCGCCGCGTGCCTGGCGGTCGGGCTGCCGCTGCTGGAGGTGCCCGAGGACGTCTCGTTCGGGGCGGTGGCGGAGCGGGTCGTGCTGGAGCTGGCCGGTGGCGCGGGCGCGCGGCTGGCCGGGCACCGCAGGCTGGTCGCGGCGGCGGGGGAGGGGCTGGAGCGGCTGGTCGCGGTCGGGGCGGCGGAGCTGGGCGCGCCGTGCCGGGTGCTGTCCACCACCGGGCGCCTGGTGGCCGGGCCCGACCTGCCGCACGAGCGGCGCGCGGCGCTGGTGCGCGACTACTTCGACGCCGAGCGGCTGCCCGCGGCGGTGCGGCGCACCGCGCTCCTGCCGGTCCGCGCGCGCTCGACGACCGGCTGGCTGCTGGCGGTGGACGGCGGCCACGCGCACGACCCGACCGCCCTGGAACTGGCCGACCTGCTGGCCCTGGAGCGCGCGCGGGTGCTGCGGGAGCGCGCGGCGGCCACCCGCGCGGCGACCCCGCTGCTCCGCGCCCTGACCACCGGCACGGGCGAGCTGTCGACCCGCGCGGCGGCGGCCGGCCTGCCGGAGGGCGCACCGCTCCGGGTGGTCGTGCTGTCCACTTCGGACGGCCAGGAGGCCTTGCCGCTGCTGGAGGAACTCCTCGCACCGCTCGCGCCGGACGCGCTGGCGGGCCTCTGGGGCGCGGGCTCAGGGCAGGCTGCGGGCACGGGGGCGGACGACCTGCTCGGCGCGGGCGGCACGGGCACGGGGGCGAGCGCGAACCCGCCGGACGGAGGACCGCCGCCCCCGGCCACCGCCCCCCGCACCGCCTGCGCCGTGCTCCGCACCCCCACCGACCCGTCCCCGGCCCTCCGCCGAGCCCTCCGCACCGCCCTCCCCGCCCTGGCGGGCCGCAGGGTCCTGGTCGGCGTCTCCTCCCAGGTCCGCGCCGCGGCCCTGCGCGGGGCCGCGCAGGAGGCCCGCTGGGCGCTGGCGCTCGCCGCCGAGCGCGGCGCCCGCACCGAGGTCGTCCCCGCCGCCGAGATCCCCCCGCACCGACTCCTCCTGGCCGCGATCCCCGATCAGGCGCGCGCCGACCTGCGCCGCCGCCTGCTCGGCCCCCTCCTCGACCACGACGCCGCGCGCGGCGCCGACCTCCTGAACACCCTGCGGGGGTTCCTGGACTGCTCCGGCTCCTGGACCACCACCGCCGAGCGGCTGCACGTGCACGTCAACACCCTGCGGTACCGAATCGGCCGGGTGGAGGAGCTGCTCGGCGTCGACCTGTCCCGCTTCGACCGGCGGGTCGACCTGTTCCTCGCCCTCCAGGCCGGGTGA
- a CDS encoding SMP-30/gluconolactonase/LRE family protein: protein MIRTTGAVTALVAGLVTALAAPPPAVASPEPPARHAFPAEFPLPDGFLPEGIAIGDRPTAYFGSRADGDLYRVDLRTGRGEVFSQGPGTASVGLEVDRADRLFVAGGAAGDGRVVDARSGAVLASYRFARDADTFVNDVVVTRTAAYFTDSRKALLYRLPLGRAGELPSEFDVVPLTGDFSLTPGVNNANGITTTPDGRALLVVQSNTGKLFRVNPDTGLAREVDLGGEVLTNGDGLLLDGRGLHVVQNRLNTVALFSLDRAGTAASLVTRVTDPRFDVPTTIARFGDRLYLPNARFTTEPTPTTPYNAVAIVKP from the coding sequence GTGATCCGCACCACCGGAGCCGTCACCGCCCTCGTCGCGGGGCTCGTCACCGCCCTCGCCGCGCCCCCGCCCGCCGTCGCGAGCCCCGAGCCCCCGGCCCGGCACGCCTTCCCCGCGGAGTTCCCCCTCCCCGACGGCTTCCTGCCCGAGGGCATCGCCATCGGCGACCGCCCCACCGCCTACTTCGGCTCCCGCGCCGACGGCGACCTCTACCGCGTCGACCTGCGCACCGGTCGCGGCGAGGTGTTCAGCCAGGGGCCCGGCACCGCCTCCGTCGGCCTCGAGGTCGACCGGGCGGACCGCCTCTTCGTCGCGGGCGGCGCGGCGGGTGACGGCCGGGTGGTCGACGCGCGCTCCGGCGCCGTCCTCGCCTCCTACCGCTTCGCCCGTGACGCCGACACCTTCGTCAACGACGTGGTCGTCACCCGAACCGCCGCTTACTTCACCGATTCCCGCAAGGCGCTCCTCTACCGCCTCCCGCTCGGTCGCGCTGGTGAGTTGCCCTCGGAATTCGACGTCGTCCCGCTCACCGGCGACTTCTCCCTGACCCCAGGTGTGAACAACGCCAACGGCATCACCACCACCCCGGACGGGCGCGCGTTGTTGGTCGTGCAGAGCAACACCGGGAAGTTGTTCCGGGTGAACCCGGACACCGGGCTCGCGCGCGAAGTCGACCTCGGCGGGGAAGTGCTCACGAACGGTGACGGGCTGCTGCTCGACGGCCGCGGGCTCCACGTCGTGCAGAACCGCCTGAACACCGTCGCGCTGTTCTCGCTCGACCGCGCCGGGACCGCTGCGTCGCTGGTCACGAGGGTGACCGACCCGCGCTTCGACGTGCCGACGACGATCGCCCGGTTCGGCGATCGGCTCTACCTGCCCAACGCCCGCTTCACCACCGAACCCACTCCCACCACTCCGTACAACGCCGTGGCGATTGTCAAGCCGTGA
- a CDS encoding sensor histidine kinase, whose protein sequence is MKQKDKVEAGTNQKTIRSRLTSVVVVPSVVLLVMWLAFTSYTVFDGFYTRAVAVSVKDASIPAVKAFTALQEERKTAMSVLAKGTQDLTALHERQRVVDEASTVMRAAFDSVYDSAPDQVKARINELNALLGELPQRRAQVETGKVQRTEVYNYYNRVLDAGTTLFDTQARVVPDTTAAHGGLTATNLFRAADWMSRSTSLAPVVIGAEDPNPEDRLELVNLIASYHSLMVTTGPVVEDQLKERYAALTGSPEWATLSKLENDLITDPDARIRLADWETAAGPVGERLIDLAVQQATVASDAGLNRSNSQFITVLVSSLVALIVVLGGILTAVRTSNRLVNRALITRLVSLKNDSLTLAHERLPDIVDRLRDGKHVDVEAEVPPLDYGSDEIGQVADAFNAAQFTAVAAAVKESQAREGVNRVFLDIAHRNQGLVHRQLKILDKLEREEENPEQLDALFQLDHLATRARRNAENLIILAGENPGRQWRKPVRLLDVLRAAVAETEQYVRVKVNPVPEVALVGASVADTIHLIAELVDNATAFSSPRSQVQIHASEVPQGVVVEIEDHGLGISPEDRDAHNAMLADPPEFDAMRLRGESRLGLFVVARLAARRGVHVELRESPYGGTLAMVLVPSSSVAAPNTPTESDTTMLLSRRSLHEHVIPRQHPDLVDEADEEEETTTFPDSSRELEGFWAQAEAAANEDSRAAEGRLSGGLDLSSHSGSLEPPRRTRPEPERERPADTGRRRADAGGRPELPRRRRQQHIAPQLLRTDLTPTSEPLSEGPADQQSADQVRKDFSAFQRGTRDARRRDEAPES, encoded by the coding sequence GTGAAGCAGAAGGACAAGGTGGAGGCGGGCACCAACCAGAAGACCATCCGCTCACGGCTCACCAGCGTGGTGGTCGTGCCCAGCGTGGTGCTCCTGGTGATGTGGCTGGCCTTCACCTCCTATACGGTCTTCGACGGCTTCTACACCCGCGCGGTCGCGGTCAGCGTCAAGGACGCGTCGATCCCCGCGGTGAAGGCGTTCACCGCGCTCCAGGAGGAGCGCAAGACCGCGATGTCGGTGCTCGCCAAGGGCACCCAGGACCTGACCGCGCTGCACGAGCGGCAGCGCGTCGTGGACGAGGCGAGCACCGTGATGCGGGCCGCCTTCGACTCCGTCTACGACAGCGCGCCCGACCAGGTCAAGGCCCGCATCAACGAGCTGAACGCCCTGCTCGGCGAACTGCCGCAGCGGCGCGCCCAGGTCGAGACGGGCAAGGTCCAGCGGACCGAGGTCTACAACTACTACAACCGCGTCCTCGACGCGGGCACCACCCTGTTCGACACCCAGGCCCGCGTCGTCCCCGACACCACGGCGGCGCACGGCGGCCTGACCGCGACCAACCTGTTCCGCGCCGCGGACTGGATGTCGCGCTCCACCTCCCTGGCCCCGGTCGTCATCGGCGCGGAGGACCCCAACCCGGAGGACCGGCTGGAGCTGGTCAACCTGATCGCCTCCTACCACTCCCTCATGGTCACCACCGGCCCGGTCGTCGAGGACCAGCTCAAGGAGCGCTACGCGGCCCTCACCGGCTCGCCCGAGTGGGCCACGCTCTCCAAGCTGGAGAACGACCTCATCACCGACCCCGACGCCCGGATCAGGCTCGCCGACTGGGAGACCGCCGCGGGCCCGGTGGGCGAGCGGCTGATCGACCTCGCGGTCCAGCAGGCCACCGTCGCCTCCGACGCGGGCCTGAACCGCAGCAACAGCCAGTTCATCACCGTGCTGGTCTCCAGCCTGGTCGCCCTCATCGTCGTGCTCGGCGGCATCCTCACCGCCGTGCGCACCTCGAACCGGCTGGTCAACCGCGCGCTGATCACCCGCCTGGTGTCGCTCAAGAACGACTCGCTGACCCTGGCGCACGAGCGGCTGCCCGACATCGTCGACCGGCTCCGCGACGGCAAGCACGTCGACGTGGAGGCCGAGGTCCCGCCGCTGGACTACGGCAGCGACGAGATCGGCCAGGTGGCCGACGCGTTCAACGCCGCCCAGTTCACCGCCGTGGCCGCCGCGGTCAAGGAGAGCCAGGCCCGCGAGGGCGTCAACCGGGTCTTCCTCGACATCGCCCACCGCAACCAGGGCCTGGTGCACCGCCAGCTGAAGATCCTGGACAAGCTGGAGCGCGAGGAGGAGAACCCCGAGCAGCTCGACGCGCTGTTCCAGCTCGACCACCTGGCCACCCGCGCCCGCCGCAACGCCGAGAACCTGATCATCCTGGCGGGCGAGAACCCCGGACGGCAGTGGCGCAAGCCCGTGCGGCTGCTGGACGTGCTGCGCGCGGCCGTCGCCGAGACCGAGCAGTACGTGCGGGTCAAGGTCAACCCGGTGCCCGAGGTCGCGCTGGTCGGCGCCTCGGTCGCGGACACCATCCACCTGATCGCCGAGCTGGTCGACAACGCCACCGCGTTCTCCTCGCCCCGCTCGCAGGTGCAGATCCACGCCAGCGAGGTGCCGCAGGGCGTCGTGGTCGAGATCGAGGACCACGGCCTGGGCATCAGCCCCGAGGACCGCGACGCGCACAACGCGATGCTGGCCGACCCGCCCGAGTTCGACGCGATGCGCCTGCGCGGCGAGTCGCGGCTGGGCCTGTTCGTGGTCGCCCGACTGGCCGCGCGCCGGGGGGTCCACGTGGAGCTGCGGGAGTCGCCGTACGGCGGCACCCTGGCGATGGTCCTCGTGCCATCGTCGAGCGTGGCCGCGCCGAACACGCCCACCGAGTCCGACACGACCATGCTGCTGTCCAGGCGCAGCCTGCACGAGCACGTGATCCCCAGGCAGCACCCCGACCTGGTGGACGAGGCGGACGAGGAGGAGGAGACCACGACGTTTCCCGACAGCTCGCGGGAGCTGGAGGGTTTCTGGGCGCAGGCCGAAGCCGCTGCGAACGAGGATTCCCGAGCAGCGGAAGGGCGACTGAGCGGAGGGCTCGACCTGTCCTCGCACAGCGGCTCGCTGGAGCCGCCCCGGCGCACCCGACCCGAACCCGAGCGCGAACGACCCGCCGACACCGGCCGCCGCCGCGCCGACGCGGGCGGCAGGCCCGAACTGCCCCGAAGGCGCAGGCAGCAGCACATCGCGCCGCAGCTGCTGCGCACCGACTTGACCCCGACGTCCGAACCGCTGTCCGAGGGCCCCGCCGACCAGCAGTCCGCCGACCAGGTCCGCAAGGACTTCTCGGCGTTCCAGCGCGGCACGCGGGACGCCCGCCGCCGCGACGAGGCGCCCGAATCCTGA
- a CDS encoding roadblock/LC7 domain-containing protein, with amino-acid sequence MSDMGQHNELNWLLEDLVSRVVGARHAVVLSADGLLLGRSAGLSKDDSDHLSAMASAFQSLARGTGRHFGGGKVRQTIVEMEHAYLFVTAAGHGACLAVLGEEDSDMGMIAYEMNMLVKRVGTYLSSAPRGGSVLPGARRSS; translated from the coding sequence ATGAGCGACATGGGCCAGCACAACGAACTCAACTGGTTGTTGGAAGACCTGGTCTCCCGCGTGGTCGGCGCCCGACACGCGGTCGTGCTGTCCGCGGACGGCCTCCTGCTCGGACGCTCCGCAGGGCTGTCCAAGGACGACTCCGACCACCTCTCCGCGATGGCCTCGGCCTTCCAGTCACTGGCCAGGGGCACCGGCCGCCACTTCGGCGGCGGCAAGGTGCGCCAGACCATCGTGGAGATGGAGCACGCCTACCTGTTCGTCACCGCGGCCGGGCACGGCGCGTGCCTCGCGGTGCTCGGCGAGGAGGACTCGGACATGGGCATGATCGCCTACGAGATGAACATGCTGGTGAAGCGGGTGGGAACCTACCTGTCCTCCGCCCCCAGGGGCGGATCCGTGCTCCCCGGCGCGCGCAGGTCGTCATGA
- a CDS encoding DUF742 domain-containing protein, which produces MSREDSWYDEAAGPLVRPYAMVRGRTRPLRPELHLVTQVRAMPSPSDPDALSVEHLEIMELCRRPLSVAEVAAYLDVPLMVVKVLLSDLIQRGDVVVRDPSRVAEIPDRNLLQAVLDGVRGI; this is translated from the coding sequence ATGAGCCGAGAGGACTCGTGGTACGACGAGGCGGCGGGCCCCCTGGTCCGCCCCTACGCGATGGTGCGCGGGCGGACCCGTCCCCTGCGCCCCGAGCTGCACCTGGTCACCCAGGTGCGCGCGATGCCGTCGCCCTCGGACCCCGACGCGCTCTCGGTGGAGCACCTGGAGATCATGGAGCTGTGCAGGCGACCGCTGTCCGTCGCGGAGGTCGCCGCCTACCTGGACGTGCCGCTGATGGTGGTGAAGGTGCTGCTCAGCGACCTGATCCAGCGCGGTGACGTCGTCGTGCGCGACCCGTCGCGGGTCGCCGAGATCCCCGACCGGAACCTGTTGCAGGCTGTGCTGGATGGTGTTCGTGGAATCTGA
- a CDS encoding GTP-binding protein, with protein sequence MVFVESDRSGGELHVPTPVKIVIAGGFGTGKTTLVNSVSEIPALHTEEVLTEAGVGVDDVVGLENKETTTVALDFGRITINTEVVLYLFGTPGQNRFWFMWDELAHGAIGAVVLVDTRRLDSSFPSIDFFERRGIPFIVGVNCFDDAHGYAAEEVRSALDLGPGVPIVLCDARDRESSKSVLVSLIQHTMDRLDAMA encoded by the coding sequence ATGGTGTTCGTGGAATCTGATCGGTCGGGCGGGGAGCTGCACGTCCCCACCCCAGTCAAGATCGTCATTGCCGGTGGTTTCGGCACCGGCAAGACGACCCTGGTCAACTCGGTCAGCGAGATCCCCGCGCTGCACACCGAGGAGGTGCTGACCGAGGCGGGCGTCGGCGTGGACGACGTGGTCGGGCTGGAGAACAAGGAGACCACCACGGTCGCCCTGGACTTCGGCCGCATCACCATCAACACCGAGGTGGTGCTCTACCTCTTCGGCACGCCCGGCCAGAACCGCTTCTGGTTCATGTGGGACGAGCTGGCCCACGGCGCCATCGGCGCGGTGGTCCTGGTCGACACCCGCAGGCTCGACAGCAGCTTCCCCTCGATCGACTTCTTCGAGCGGCGGGGCATCCCGTTCATCGTCGGGGTCAACTGCTTCGACGACGCCCACGGGTACGCGGCCGAGGAGGTCCGCAGCGCGCTCGACCTCGGCCCCGGCGTCCCGATCGTGCTGTGCGACGCGCGGGACCGGGAGTCGAGCAAGTCGGTCCTGGTGAGCTTGATCCAGCACACCATGGACCGGCTCGACGCGATGGCCTGA
- a CDS encoding flavin-containing monooxygenase → MIGAGISGLAVAGTLRSRGIPTTVLERSDDVGGLWRHRGPGDRGPAYGSLHLNTSKGLTGYSDFPVPDSYPRYPSHQQMASYLRSYAEHKGVTEHVEFGSDVLGVTRSPDGTWAVATCNSTGASEVRHFRHVVVASGHHWSPRTPSIPGADTFTGRAIHSADYSTPAGHAGKRVAVIGFGNTAADLAVELSRVCAKTFVVQRRGVHVVPKTMFGTAIDEIASSPWWARMSFEEQRRLIELSLRVIRGDLTDYGLLEPDHRVFGGPLTISDELLSRINHGAIIPKRAVERIEGPVLRFADGSAEEVDEIVHCTGFHIEFPFLPDGLGFEPGGQLALYQRVVPPRESGLYFAGLIRPFGAITRLVEEQGRWIADLVQGRAALPPVEEMEAEVRTHLEAARARYGRTAGDSVQVDFARYLAALRERRGAPAAQPA, encoded by the coding sequence GTGATCGGCGCGGGAATCTCGGGGTTGGCCGTCGCCGGAACGCTGCGCTCCCGAGGAATCCCGACGACGGTGCTCGAGCGCTCCGACGACGTCGGCGGGCTGTGGCGCCACCGGGGTCCGGGTGATCGCGGGCCGGCGTACGGCTCGCTGCACCTGAACACCTCGAAGGGCCTCACCGGGTACTCCGACTTCCCGGTCCCCGACTCCTACCCGCGCTACCCCAGTCACCAGCAGATGGCCTCCTACCTGCGAAGTTACGCCGAGCACAAGGGCGTGACCGAGCACGTGGAGTTCGGCTCGGACGTCCTCGGGGTCACCCGGTCACCGGATGGTACCTGGGCGGTTGCAACATGCAACAGCACTGGCGCGAGCGAGGTCCGCCACTTCCGGCACGTCGTCGTGGCGTCCGGCCACCACTGGAGCCCGCGCACCCCGAGCATTCCCGGCGCGGACACCTTCACCGGTCGCGCCATCCACTCCGCCGACTACTCGACCCCCGCCGGGCACGCGGGCAAGCGGGTCGCCGTCATCGGTTTCGGCAACACCGCAGCAGACCTCGCCGTCGAATTGTCAAGGGTGTGCGCGAAAACTTTCGTCGTGCAGCGCCGGGGCGTTCACGTGGTGCCCAAGACGATGTTCGGCACCGCCATCGACGAAATCGCGTCGTCCCCCTGGTGGGCGCGCATGTCGTTCGAGGAGCAGCGCAGGCTCATCGAGCTCTCGCTGCGCGTCATCCGGGGCGACCTGACCGATTACGGGCTCCTCGAACCGGACCACCGCGTTTTCGGCGGACCGCTCACCATCTCCGACGAGCTGCTCTCCCGGATCAATCACGGGGCGATCATCCCGAAAAGGGCCGTCGAGCGGATCGAGGGGCCGGTGCTGCGCTTCGCGGACGGCAGCGCGGAGGAGGTCGACGAGATCGTGCACTGCACCGGGTTCCACATCGAGTTCCCGTTCCTGCCGGACGGCCTCGGGTTCGAGCCGGGCGGGCAGCTCGCGCTCTACCAGCGCGTCGTGCCGCCGAGGGAGAGCGGGCTGTACTTCGCCGGGCTGATCCGCCCGTTCGGCGCGATCACGCGACTGGTCGAGGAGCAGGGCCGGTGGATCGCGGACCTGGTGCAGGGGCGCGCGGCCCTGCCGCCGGTCGAGGAGATGGAGGCCGAGGTGCGGACCCACCTGGAGGCCGCCAGGGCGCGCTACGGGCGCACGGCGGGCGACTCGGTCCAGGTGGACTTCGCCCGCTACCTGGCGGCGCTGCGGGAGCGTCGAGGCGCCCCCGCAGCCCAACCCGCCTGA
- a CDS encoding tryptophan dimethylallyltransferase family protein translates to MLGQWADAPIGEAPRYPSFVSRDGFPLEFSVSWRGGVGEVRVLFESLGAEPTAKGAQEAGRALTRALGVLPGVSLDRYLRVEDLYVADDPVPYRPAVWHSLAHRRGEASRYKVYLNPQTRGVDRAHAVMRETMRRLGLERAWDHVERAGLDPGRDVLEFVALDLDERAEARVKVYYRHLGEVDLDRVASLARRHDPALAAPVYRAVYGDDAPVNEPMTCLAFREGLDTPDEANLYLRLPSVVASDAEAADRVAAAMRLCGLDPRPHHDVASALAPLPLDSVVGLHELLSFRTSSGARPDLGVYFRFGVYDSSVDGTHA, encoded by the coding sequence GTGCTCGGGCAATGGGCCGACGCGCCCATCGGTGAAGCCCCCCGATATCCGTCGTTCGTTTCCCGCGACGGTTTTCCCCTGGAGTTCTCGGTGAGCTGGCGCGGCGGCGTCGGCGAGGTCAGGGTGCTCTTCGAGTCCCTCGGGGCCGAGCCCACCGCCAAGGGGGCCCAGGAGGCCGGACGCGCCCTCACCAGGGCGCTGGGCGTGCTGCCGGGCGTCTCCCTCGACCGCTACCTGCGGGTGGAGGACCTGTACGTCGCCGACGACCCGGTCCCGTACCGGCCCGCCGTCTGGCACTCCCTGGCGCACCGCAGGGGCGAGGCGAGCCGCTACAAGGTCTACCTGAACCCGCAGACCAGGGGCGTGGACCGGGCGCACGCGGTGATGCGCGAGACCATGCGCAGGCTCGGCCTGGAGCGGGCCTGGGACCACGTCGAGCGCGCGGGCCTCGACCCCGGCCGGGACGTGCTGGAGTTCGTCGCGCTCGACCTGGACGAGCGGGCGGAGGCCAGGGTCAAGGTCTACTACCGCCACCTCGGCGAGGTCGACCTCGACCGCGTCGCCTCGCTCGCCCGCAGGCACGACCCGGCGCTCGCCGCCCCGGTCTACCGGGCCGTGTACGGCGACGATGCCCCGGTCAACGAGCCCATGACCTGCCTGGCGTTCCGCGAGGGCCTGGACACCCCCGACGAGGCCAACCTGTACCTGCGCCTGCCCAGCGTGGTCGCCTCGGACGCGGAGGCCGCCGACCGGGTCGCCGCCGCGATGCGCCTGTGCGGCCTGGACCCCCGGCCCCACCACGACGTGGCGTCCGCGCTCGCGCCGCTGCCGCTGGACTCGGTGGTCGGGCTGCACGAGCTGCTCAGCTTCCGCACCTCCTCGGGCGCGCGTCCGGACCTGGGCGTGTACTTCCGGTTCGGCGTCTACGACTCGTCCGTGGACGGCACCCACGCCTGA
- a CDS encoding GrpB family protein, with protein MATAEEITRHHQPGPENPWVQGAPQPEAVVIAPYDPAWPARYAELARDVRAALGDVALDVEHVGSTSVPGLAAKNVVDLDVTVADPTDETAYAPALEALGYVLTVREPSFHEHRCFRLVEPRANLHVFGPDCPEVIRHRMFRDWLIAHPDERERYAEAKRAAVPGGGTVMDYNRRKEDVLRGIYARMFAAAGLL; from the coding sequence ATGGCCACCGCCGAGGAGATCACCCGCCACCACCAGCCCGGCCCGGAGAACCCGTGGGTCCAGGGCGCGCCGCAACCGGAGGCGGTCGTCATCGCCCCGTACGACCCGGCCTGGCCCGCCCGGTACGCCGAGCTGGCGCGGGACGTCCGCGCCGCCCTCGGCGACGTCGCGCTGGACGTGGAGCACGTCGGCTCCACCTCGGTGCCCGGCCTGGCGGCCAAGAACGTCGTCGACCTCGACGTCACCGTCGCCGACCCGACCGACGAAACCGCCTACGCGCCCGCGCTGGAGGCCCTCGGCTACGTGCTGACCGTGCGGGAGCCCTCGTTCCACGAGCACCGCTGCTTCCGGCTCGTCGAGCCGAGGGCGAACCTGCACGTCTTCGGCCCCGACTGCCCCGAGGTGATCAGGCACCGGATGTTCCGCGACTGGCTGATCGCCCACCCGGACGAGAGGGAGCGCTACGCCGAGGCCAAGCGCGCCGCGGTCCCCGGCGGCGGCACGGTCATGGACTACAACCGGCGCAAGGAGGACGTGCTGCGCGGGATCTACGCCCGCATGTTCGCGGCGGCCGGCCTGCTCTGA
- a CDS encoding 3-hydroxybutyryl-CoA dehydrogenase, with translation MSDIQRVGVVGGGLMGAGIAEVCARAGVDVVVREVSGQAADAARERVAGSLERAVARGKLDAGERDAALGRLRFSTEVGDLADRDLVVEAVAEQEAVKARVFAELDEVVERPDAILASNTSSIPITRLGRATRRPEQVVGVHFFNPVPVLKLVELVPSMLTGADVLARAEAFATDVLGKQVIRATDRAGFVVNALLVPYLLSAIRMVESGFATAEDVDSGMVLGCAHPMGPLRLADLIGLDTVKAIADSLYEEHKEPLHAAPPLLLRMVDAGLLGKKSGRGFHDYR, from the coding sequence GTGAGCGACATTCAGCGCGTGGGCGTGGTCGGTGGCGGGTTGATGGGCGCGGGCATCGCCGAGGTGTGCGCGAGGGCCGGGGTCGACGTGGTCGTCCGCGAGGTCTCCGGGCAGGCGGCGGACGCGGCCCGCGAGCGGGTGGCCGGGTCGTTGGAGCGGGCCGTGGCGCGCGGGAAGCTCGACGCCGGGGAGCGGGACGCGGCGCTGGGCAGGCTGCGGTTCAGCACCGAGGTCGGCGACCTCGCGGACCGGGACCTGGTCGTGGAGGCGGTCGCCGAGCAGGAGGCGGTCAAGGCGCGGGTGTTCGCCGAGCTGGACGAGGTGGTCGAGCGGCCCGACGCGATCCTGGCGTCCAACACCTCCTCCATCCCGATCACCCGGCTCGGGCGGGCGACGAGGCGGCCCGAGCAGGTCGTCGGCGTCCACTTCTTCAACCCCGTGCCGGTGCTCAAGCTGGTGGAGCTGGTGCCGTCGATGCTGACCGGCGCGGACGTGCTGGCCCGCGCCGAGGCGTTCGCCACCGACGTGCTGGGCAAGCAGGTGATCCGGGCGACCGACCGGGCCGGGTTCGTGGTGAACGCGCTGCTGGTGCCCTACCTGCTGTCCGCGATCCGGATGGTCGAGTCCGGGTTCGCCACGGCCGAGGACGTGGACAGCGGCATGGTGCTGGGCTGCGCGCACCCGATGGGCCCGCTGCGGCTGGCCGACCTGATCGGGCTGGACACGGTCAAGGCGATCGCGGACTCGCTGTACGAGGAGCACAAGGAGCCGCTGCACGCCGCTCCCCCGCTGCTGCTGCGCATGGTCGACGCGGGGCTGCTCGGCAAGAAGAGCGGGCGCGGGTTCCACGACTACCGCTGA